The genomic interval GTCATGCTTCTCCGCATACAGACCGAGCGCGATGCTGCCACGAGGTTCCCATCACTCAGGGAATACAACCGTTACTTCGGGCTCAAGCTAGAACACCTGAAATACCTTAAAAAAGACTGCATCATTATGCACCCCGGCCCGATAAACCGCGGCGTTGAGATCGACCCCGAAGTCGCCGATGGCCCATTCTCGGTGATACTTGACCAGGTGGCCAACGGCGTCTCGATCAGAATGGCTGTTCTTCTCTTGCTGCTTGGCGGAAGGAGCATCTATGAAGTTAGTGATTAGCGGCGGCAGGATAATCTCCCCGGGCGATAATATCGATTACGTGGGAAGCATTCTTGTCGAGGACGGGCTCATCAAGAAAATCTCAAAAAAGCCCATCCCACTCAGAGACGCCTTGCTCATCCGCCCAGGCAAAAAAGGCCCAAGGGCGCTCAAAAAAAGCGACAGGATCGTCATCGACGCGCACGGACTCATCATAACTCCGGGCCTCATCGACATCCACGTCCACTTCCGCGAGCCGGGACGCGAGGATGCCGAGACCATCAAGACGGGCATGATGGCGGCCGCCGCGGGCGGCTTCACGTCTGTCATAACTATGCCGAACACCTTCCCCGCCAATGACAACCAATCAACGACGCTGTTCATCCTTCAGCAAGCCGCCAGAAGCGGCCTTGTCCACATCTTCCCGGCGGGAGCAATCACCCGCGATAGAAAGGGAGAGTCGCTCGCAGAAATTGGCGAAATGGCCGAGGCGGGGATCGTGGCCGTAACGGATGACGGGAATTGCGTCTCAAACAGCATGATGATGCGCCATGCGCTCGAGTATGCGAGCGATTTCAAGGTCCGCGTGCTCTCGCACAGCGAGGACACGACGTTGTCTGCCGGCGGCGTTATGCACGAGGGCTTCGTGTCAACCAGGCTCGGCCTCCCCCCAATACCGCCTCAGGCGGAGACCAGCATGGTCTATCGAGACATCTCACTCTCCGCACTGACCGGCGTGCCAGTCCACATAATGCACGTCTCAACGAAGGAGTCAGTTGAGCTGATTAGACAGGCCAAGAAGGCCGGAATAAAGGTCACCGCGGAGACCACGCCGCATCACCTCGCCCTCACGGACGAGGCGGTGGAGAAGTCCGATTACGACACTAGCACGAAGGTCAATCCGCCGCTCAGGACGCAGGATGACGTAGATGCACTGATAGAAGGCCTTTTGGACGGCACGATAGACGCCATTGCGACCGACCATGCGCCTCACACGACAACCGACAAGGAGCAAGATTACATCGCGGCACCATTCGGGATAATCGGTCTGGAGAGCGCCATACCTGTTTGTCTGGACCGGCTTGTCGCCACGAAACGTGTCCCGCTCGCGCTGCTCATCCAAAAACTAACGACCGGTCCGGCGGATGCGATCGGCCTGAAAAAGGGGAGGTTATTGAGAGGGTCTGATGCTGACATCACTATCATTGACACCGCAAAAAAAGTCACTATCGACCCTGCCAAGTTCTACTCAAAGGGGCGCAACTGCCCATTCGCCGGCTGGTCGCTCCAAGGTGCGCCGGTGTGCACGATAACCTCCGGCCAAATCAGGATGATCGACGGCAGAGTTGTCTGAGGAGAGCACCCAGGGCATTCTTGCGGGCGAATGCACTGTGCAACGCATCAAACCTCGCGGCAGCTTCAACCGACTGGTCCTTAGGATGCCGTCTGATTTCCCCGACCCCATACCTGGCCAGTTCATTCTCGTCTCTTCCCAGCCCAACTCCGACGATTTCCTCCCGCCACACGAACGCCTGCACGGCGGCCATCTCGCACGTTTCCTGATCGAGCCGGTTGGCGACAGGACAATGCTACCCCGGCCGATGAGCATCTTCGACTACGCTCCCCGGTCAAAGAACGAGCCTGCGCATGTAACGCTTCTTTTCAAGACTGTCGGACGGGGCACGTTGCACTTGTCGATGGTTCGACCGGGTGACCGTCTGCGGTTCCTGGGGCCGCTCGGCAATGGCTTCAACGCCGACGGCTGGAAACGCACGCTGCTCGTCGCAGGAGGGATCGGCCTCGCCGGCGTCAACTTCCTCGCCAAGGCACTCAGCACAAGCCCTCTGCGCCCGCTGACAGTGCTCGGCGTGAATAACCGCGGCCAAAGCCCTGTGCGCCTTTCATTGACCGAGGTTCCCCCAGTCTATCGCTGGGCGCTACCCAAGACCACGGAACCACTT from bacterium carries:
- a CDS encoding dihydroorotase, with protein sequence MKLVISGGRIISPGDNIDYVGSILVEDGLIKKISKKPIPLRDALLIRPGKKGPRALKKSDRIVIDAHGLIITPGLIDIHVHFREPGREDAETIKTGMMAAAAGGFTSVITMPNTFPANDNQSTTLFILQQAARSGLVHIFPAGAITRDRKGESLAEIGEMAEAGIVAVTDDGNCVSNSMMMRHALEYASDFKVRVLSHSEDTTLSAGGVMHEGFVSTRLGLPPIPPQAETSMVYRDISLSALTGVPVHIMHVSTKESVELIRQAKKAGIKVTAETTPHHLALTDEAVEKSDYDTSTKVNPPLRTQDDVDALIEGLLDGTIDAIATDHAPHTTTDKEQDYIAAPFGIIGLESAIPVCLDRLVATKRVPLALLIQKLTTGPADAIGLKKGRLLRGSDADITIIDTAKKVTIDPAKFYSKGRNCPFAGWSLQGAPVCTITSGQIRMIDGRVV